The following proteins are encoded in a genomic region of Candidatus Edwardsbacteria bacterium:
- a CDS encoding HAD family hydrolase, whose protein sequence is MKYTHLVLFDIDGTLVHCGPTPKRVFKQGLIHTFGTAGPIDNWIFDGKTDPMIVRELMAEAGVSCTDELVNKALDIYAQGIKRELPAEAEKKIYPGVINLLEELIKQPVLLGLLTGNIQKGARAKLGSLDLWKYFSFGAFADDSSVRKELADIAVRRSFEITGQRFSGKQIVIIGDTEHDIKCGRHLGAKTIGVGTARSSAKELLAHGADHAFEDLSDHEKVLQVIME, encoded by the coding sequence ATGAAATACACCCACCTGGTCCTTTTCGACATAGACGGCACCCTGGTGCATTGCGGGCCCACCCCCAAAAGGGTCTTCAAGCAGGGCCTGATCCATACCTTCGGCACCGCCGGCCCGATAGATAATTGGATATTCGACGGCAAGACCGATCCCATGATCGTCCGGGAATTGATGGCCGAGGCCGGAGTATCCTGCACTGATGAATTGGTGAACAAGGCCCTTGATATTTATGCCCAAGGAATAAAGAGAGAGCTTCCCGCAGAGGCAGAAAAGAAGATCTATCCCGGTGTCATCAATTTATTGGAGGAGCTGATCAAGCAGCCGGTTCTGTTGGGCCTGCTGACCGGCAACATACAAAAGGGGGCCCGGGCGAAGTTGGGATCGCTGGACCTGTGGAAATATTTCTCCTTCGGGGCCTTTGCCGATGATTCCTCGGTCCGCAAAGAGCTGGCCGATATTGCGGTAAGACGGTCCTTTGAAATTACCGGGCAGCGCTTTTCCGGGAAGCAGATCGTTATCATCGGCGACACCGAGCATGACATAAAATGCGGCCGGCACTTGGGAGCCAAAACCATTGGGGTGGGGACGGCCCGAAGTTCGGCCAAAGAACTGCTGGCCCACGGAGCGGACCACGCCTTTGAGGATCTTTCAGATCACGAAAAGGTATTGCAAGTAATAATGGA
- the rsmG gene encoding 16S rRNA (guanine(527)-N(7))-methyltransferase RsmG — translation MIINDLESQKIGQAVQALGVTLSQEQMEKLFQFQALVRQWNAKVNLISRRDIDNLFANHLLDSLTALPALAAKASAEVMDLGPGGGFPGIPLKICLPEIKLTCLEATQKKARFLELAVTELGLPEVVVIAQHSQAVQKDKNLLNRYDFVTARAVAELKELVKISFPFLRVGGKLLAYKSSKAGQEIEAAGEIIHRLGGTLEGELRQEPGAGDKDRKIVIIRKE, via the coding sequence ATGATTATTAACGATCTTGAATCACAAAAGATAGGCCAGGCCGTCCAGGCTTTGGGCGTGACGCTGAGCCAGGAGCAGATGGAGAAGTTGTTTCAGTTTCAGGCTCTGGTAAGGCAATGGAATGCCAAAGTAAACCTGATCTCGCGGCGGGACATTGACAATCTTTTTGCCAATCATCTACTGGACTCGCTGACCGCCCTGCCGGCATTGGCGGCGAAGGCCTCGGCCGAAGTGATGGACCTGGGCCCGGGCGGTGGTTTTCCCGGCATTCCCTTAAAGATATGCCTGCCGGAGATAAAATTGACCTGCCTGGAGGCCACCCAGAAAAAGGCCCGCTTTTTGGAGCTGGCCGTCACCGAGCTGGGGTTGCCCGAGGTTGTGGTGATCGCCCAGCATTCCCAGGCGGTCCAGAAGGACAAAAATCTTTTGAATCGGTATGATTTCGTCACCGCCCGGGCGGTGGCGGAGCTCAAGGAGCTGGTTAAGATATCTTTTCCGTTCCTGAGGGTCGGCGGAAAACTGCTGGCCTACAAATCCAGCAAGGCCGGCCAGGAGATCGAGGCGGCCGGAGAGATCATCCATAGGCTGGGGGGGACCCTGGAGGGTGAATTGCGCCAGGAGCCAGGAGCGGGCGACAAGGACCGAAAAATAGTTATAATAAGGAAAGAATAA
- a CDS encoding Dabb family protein, translated as MVKHIVMWTFKDYADGRGKDENLKLAAQMLAGLKDKIDTVRFLEIGHNVNPSDVAYDLALYSEFDDQAGLDVYQKHPEHLKAMGFLGRVRQQRVVVDYKV; from the coding sequence ATGGTGAAACATATCGTAATGTGGACCTTCAAGGACTATGCCGACGGCCGGGGCAAGGATGAAAATCTAAAGCTGGCCGCCCAGATGTTGGCCGGGCTCAAGGACAAGATCGACACTGTGCGCTTTTTGGAGATCGGGCATAATGTCAACCCCTCCGACGTGGCCTATGATCTGGCGCTATATTCGGAATTTGACGACCAGGCCGGACTGGATGTCTACCAGAAGCACCCCGAGCACCTTAAGGCCATGGGCTTTTTGGGAAGGGTGCGCCAGCAGCGGGTGGTG